AAACGCCTTAACTTGATTCACTGCGTCTTTATCTTTAATTCTATTTGGTTGTAAAATAGGGATATTATACTCTAAAGCCAATTCCTTTACGGAAGAATAAATAACCTTATTGCCTCTACCTTTAGGCTTGTCAGGCTGTGTAACCACAGCTACTACTTCATGGTCTGATTCTAATATAGCTTTTAAAGGCACAGCCGCAAAATCAGGAGTACCCATAAATAGGATTTTCATACTACGCTATCACCTCTATAGTTGTTTTATATTAATTGTTACGTTAAGGTTTATTGCTAATGTAGCAGAAAGTAGAATGTGGAATGTGGAAATTTAGGTCACATAAAGTGACCATTATGGTTGGTGGACGGAAAAACTCTTCAATGAACAATGAACATTGAACATTGAACAGTACAAATATGCTACTTTTATTACTCTTCTAAATTGTTCATTATTTATTGTTCCGCATTCATTGTTCACTGCGACGTAAGTCGCATATTTGACCACCTGACCACCTGACCACCTGTTTTTACAATTTATCTATGAATAGTATTCCATCTAAATGCTCTACTTCATGGCATATAGCTCTTGCTAGTAGTTCCTTACCTACTAGTTCTTGTTTTTTTCCTTCTAAATCTAAATATTCCACTTTTACTTCATTAGGTCTTTCTACTTCTTCCGTTACATCAGGGACGCTCAAACATCCTTCTGGACCTACTTGTGAACCATTGGTTTCCACAATTTCTGGATTAATCATAACAATTGGACCTTCTCCAACGTCCATTACGATGATCCTTCTAAGTATTCCCACCTGAGGTCCTGCTAAACCTACTCCTTCTGCGTGATACATCGTATCTAACATATCTCTCGCCAATTCTTTTATACGGAGATTTACTTCTGTTATCTCCCTCGCTTGTTTGCGTAGTATTGGGTCTCCTTCAGTTCTAATATTTCTTAGTGCCATAGCGTCCTCCTATAGTATATTGTTTGGATTAATATCAATGATTAATGTTGAATGTAGTTCCATAATTTCTTTTTCTTCACTTAATTTATTCAATATGGAATTATACTGTAAAAGGTGATTGGTCTTAATAATAAAGTACCACCTGTATTTTTTATTGATTTTTTTAATAGGAGAGGCTGTAGGTTGATACATTTCCCTCAAAAGCTCTTCTCCTTCTTCCTCTTTAACTAGCTTGTACAATTTGTCATAGTATTTTAGGCAATCTCGTGAAACTTGCACTTCATCTTCATTCGTAAAACCTATATATATAATATCGGAAAATGGAGGATATTTCATCATTTTTCGATAAGATATCTCCTGATCATAAAAGCCCTTATAATCGTATGCTTGAGACAGAGTGATGGCATAATGATTAGGCTCATAAGTCTGGACGATGACTTCTCCTAATTTATCTCCTCTGCCTGCTCTACCTGCTACTTGAGTAATTAATTGAAACGTTCTCTCACTAGCCTTATAATCTGGTATATTTAAAGTAGAATCTGCTAAGATTACACCTACTAATGTGACATTTTTAAAATCAAAGCCCTTTGTAACCATTTGAGTTCCAAGAAGGATATCTGCTTTGCCTTGTTGAAATAAGTCAATGGTCTCTTCATAGGCTCCTTTTCGTTGCATAGAATCCGTATCCATCCTCAGTATTCTTGCCTGGGGATAGTACTTTCTCAGTTGCATCTCAAGCTTTTGAGTACCAGAGCCAGTGTATTTGATTTTGTCACTATTGCATTTAGGACAAATGGTCGGTACATGTTCTTTATGTCCGCAATAATGACAAGCCATTTGCTTTATATTATGATGATATGTCATACTGATTTCACAATTAGGGCAGTTTACTGCATATCCACAATTTCTACAAAATACAAATGTAGAATAACCTCTCTTATTCAAAAATAAAATAGTCTGTTCTCCGCGTTTTAAATTTTGCAAAATGCCATTATGAAGCTTTCGGCTGATCACTGTTTTATTCCCAGCGTATAGCTCTTCTTTCATATCAATAATATGAATCTCAGGCATAGGAATGGACTTGACCCTTTCTGGCAGCTCTAATAAATTTACATGTCCATATAAAGCTTCATAATAAGATGAAACACTTGGCGTTGCGCTCCCTAAGACGATATGGCATTCATGAAACTCTTGAAGCTTTTTTGCCACTTCATAGGTATTATATCGGGGACGGTTGTTAGACTTAAAGGTATTTTCATGTTCTTCATCTAATATGATTAAACCTAAATCGTCCATAGGGGCAAATATGGCCGAACGTGCACCCAAGACAATACGAACGCTTTTATTTTTGATGGCATTCCATTGATCAATTTTCTCTCCATCGCTTAGATGGCTATGGATGATTCCTATATTCTCCTTAAATCGCCCCATAATTCGTCCAATAATTTGAGAGGTAAGAGATATTTCAGGAACAAGGTAAATACAGCTCTTCCCCCTCTTTATCGTTTCCTCTATATACCTTAAATAAACCTCCGTCTTTCCACTTCCCGTAACTCCATGAAGTAAAAAAGTACTAGGTTTTTCATAGCTATTAAATGAATCAAAAGCTTCTTGTTGATGCCTGTTTAAAGTATTAACAGGATACTGATATTCCCGATCTTTATAAGGGTTTCGTATATTGATTTCTTTTGACTCAGTGATTAACCCCTTTTTTATTAGGATATTTAAATTTGCTGTTGTACAAGTTGTTTTTTCCTTAAGCTCTTTAAAACTTACGGGAATTTCTTCTAAGCAGCTTAATATCTCTCTTTGTTTTGTAGCATTGCTCTTGATTTGAGCTAAATAGTCTTCTGTCTTGAAGTATTTTCCAGAAAGCTTATAATACTTGACCTCATGCAATGCATTGGCCATGTAATACGTATTTCTGCCATTCTCTTTTTTCTTTTTTATATGTAAATTGCTTGGAACAAAGCAGTTTACAGCTTCCATAAAGAGACAGTGGTAACTCTTTTGCAGCCAATAACACATTTTTATCTGCCAATCATTAAGTTTTGGATAGTCTTCAATAATTCCTTCAATATTCTTTAGCCTTTTATACTCGCTGCTCTCTTTAATGCCTACGACTAAACCATCAATTTTACTATTTTTTACCCCAAAGGGAATAACCACCCTAAGACCTATTTCCATAGGCTCTAAAAAATCAGGTATGTAATAATCAAAGGACCTATCCATATTTTTGTTTATTTGATTGATGTAAATCTCCGCTACCCTCATGAATTCCATCCTTTAGTTATAAGTTGGACGGTTGGTCGGTTGGACGGGAAAATCTTGCTCACATATGGCGAGTACTTTCTCTTCCAAATTTCCAACTCCCTATTTTTCGTAAAAAAATTGCAAGAGCATATGCTATTGCAATTGTTTTTTACTATTGTTTAGCTACCCTTTAACCATTGTTTAACACACTACAGGCCCTTTTCATTGAGCGCTAGCTCGAATTTTTGACCCGAAAAGAATACATGCAAGCCAGTGACTAACGACTAATTGCTAGTGATTAAAATACGAAGGCGCATTAGTATTTGTACTCTATTAAATCTCTAGCAATTTCTTCTGTTGCAATAGACACTGGGTTTTCGTTGTTGATTTTGACATTTGTGGTCGAACCCTCTACTAAATGACGTGCTCTCTTTGCTGTTACAAGGATTAAAGAATACTTATTATCTACCTTTTGTAACAAATCATTTATTGCTGGATATCTCATATTATGACCTCCCTATAATTTCATCAATCTTACTTTCTAATCGATTAGAACGACATTTTTCTGCTGTTATAATCGACGCAATTTTATCTGCTGCTACGTGAACTTCGTCATTGATGACGATGTAACTATAATTTTTAGCATTTCGAATTTCATCATATGCACAGTTCATACGTTTGTTAAGTTGTTCTTCGCTTTCTGTTCCCCGTTCCGTAATCCTTTTTCGAAGCTCAGAAAAGGAAGGCGGAACAACGAAAATATAGATGCCTTCTGGGTAATTAGATCGGACTTGAGCAGCACCTTGAATATCTATTTCAAGTATTACGTCAATACCTTCATCCATCATATCTATAACGGATTGGGATGGAGTACCATAGTAATTATCATAAACTTTTGCGTATTCTAAAAATTCATCATTACCGATCATATCAAGGAAATTTTCTTTGGTAATAAAGTAATAGTTTTTACCTTCTACTTCTCCTGGTCTTGGATCTCTTGTAGTAGCTGAAACAGAAACAGCTAGATTGGGGTATTTGCTCAACAATTCTTTACATACTGTCCCCTTCCCTGCACCTGAAGGTCCTGAAATGACGATAAGTAAGCCTTTTTCTTTAATGTAAAAATTATTCTCCATTTTTCCCCCTAATTATTCGATGTTCTGTACTTGTTCTCTCATTTTTTCTAATTCACTCTTCATATCTACAACACAATTTGATATTTCAATATCATTTGCTTTAGAACCTATGGTATTGATTTCTCTATTCATCTCTTGAATAAGAAAATCCAACTTTCTTCCAACAGGCTCTGTTTCTTCAATAATTGTATAGAAGCGTTGAATATGACTTTTTAGTCTGGTAATCTCTTCATCAATACTGACCCGATCAGCAAAGATTGCTACTTCATTTAATAGCCTACTCTCATCGACCTCTATACAATTAGTATATTCTTTTACCTTATCTTCTAAACGAGCTCTATAATCTTGACTTACTTTAGGAGCTCTTTTTTCAGCAATAGACAAATTCTCATTGATATATGCTAAACGCATTTCAAAGTCTTTTTTTAAAGTATCGCCTTCTCTTTCTCTGCTATCTACTAGGGCAGATATAGCACATTCTAATGCTGGGGATACCTTTTGCCAAAGAATATCTAAATCCACTTCATTTTCTGTAGCGGTTATTACATCCGGAAATCTAGAAACTAAACTCAAAGAGATTTCACCTGTAATTTCTAAAAAACTGTCCTTTAATGCTTTTAGACTCTTTACATATTCTTCGGCAAGCTTGCTGTTTAAAGAAAGAGACTTATCTCCAATAGCACCTCTGTTTAGTTTGATACTTATTTCAACTCTACCTCTAGAAACGCTTTCGCTAACGTGTTTACGGATATTTTCTTCAAGCATAGCAATCTGTCTAGGAGTTTTTATAAAAAAGTCCTTATACCTGTGATTTATACTCTTCATTTCGACTATGATTTCAAATTCTTCATCTCGATATTCGCCTCTACCGAAGCCTGTCATACTTTTCATAAAACCCTCCTAAATAAATAAACAACTATTATAAAGTGATCTTTCCATTAAATACTTCAATGGCTTCACCCGTCATATATATATCATCTTTAACTTCTATATGCAAGTCTCCGCCAGGAAGAGTTGCCCTTATTCTTTGGCTTATGAGTCCCCTAAGGACTCCTACAGTTGCACTAGCACATGCACCTGTTCCGCAAGCCAAAGTTAGACCTGCGCCTCTTTCCCATGTAATCACTTTAATATGATCATGGTCAATAATCTCTACGAAGTTCACATTGGTCTTGCTGATGAATAATGGGTGATTCTCAAAAAAAACACCTACCTCATTTATGGGATAATTTTCTATATCCTCTACAAAAATCACCACATGAGGATTCCCCATTGAAAGAGCAGCATAAGAAATTTCTTGACCATTAAAAGATAATCTTTCATTTAATGCATTTTTCTGATTTAAATCAATT
Above is a genomic segment from Alkalibaculum bacchi containing:
- the def gene encoding peptide deformylase; this encodes MALRNIRTEGDPILRKQAREITEVNLRIKELARDMLDTMYHAEGVGLAGPQVGILRRIIVMDVGEGPIVMINPEIVETNGSQVGPEGCLSVPDVTEEVERPNEVKVEYLDLEGKKQELVGKELLARAICHEVEHLDGILFIDKL
- the priA gene encoding replication restart helicase PriA, whose translation is MRVAEIYINQINKNMDRSFDYYIPDFLEPMEIGLRVVIPFGVKNSKIDGLVVGIKESSEYKRLKNIEGIIEDYPKLNDWQIKMCYWLQKSYHCLFMEAVNCFVPSNLHIKKKKENGRNTYYMANALHEVKYYKLSGKYFKTEDYLAQIKSNATKQREILSCLEEIPVSFKELKEKTTCTTANLNILIKKGLITESKEINIRNPYKDREYQYPVNTLNRHQQEAFDSFNSYEKPSTFLLHGVTGSGKTEVYLRYIEETIKRGKSCIYLVPEISLTSQIIGRIMGRFKENIGIIHSHLSDGEKIDQWNAIKNKSVRIVLGARSAIFAPMDDLGLIILDEEHENTFKSNNRPRYNTYEVAKKLQEFHECHIVLGSATPSVSSYYEALYGHVNLLELPERVKSIPMPEIHIIDMKEELYAGNKTVISRKLHNGILQNLKRGEQTILFLNKRGYSTFVFCRNCGYAVNCPNCEISMTYHHNIKQMACHYCGHKEHVPTICPKCNSDKIKYTGSGTQKLEMQLRKYYPQARILRMDTDSMQRKGAYEETIDLFQQGKADILLGTQMVTKGFDFKNVTLVGVILADSTLNIPDYKASERTFQLITQVAGRAGRGDKLGEVIVQTYEPNHYAITLSQAYDYKGFYDQEISYRKMMKYPPFSDIIYIGFTNEDEVQVSRDCLKYYDKLYKLVKEEEGEELLREMYQPTASPIKKINKKYRWYFIIKTNHLLQYNSILNKLSEEKEIMELHSTLIIDINPNNIL
- the rpoZ gene encoding DNA-directed RNA polymerase subunit omega yields the protein MRYPAINDLLQKVDNKYSLILVTAKRARHLVEGSTTNVKINNENPVSIATEEIARDLIEYKY
- the gmk gene encoding guanylate kinase; translated protein: MENNFYIKEKGLLIVISGPSGAGKGTVCKELLSKYPNLAVSVSATTRDPRPGEVEGKNYYFITKENFLDMIGNDEFLEYAKVYDNYYGTPSQSVIDMMDEGIDVILEIDIQGAAQVRSNYPEGIYIFVVPPSFSELRKRITERGTESEEQLNKRMNCAYDEIRNAKNYSYIVINDEVHVAADKIASIITAEKCRSNRLESKIDEIIGRS
- a CDS encoding YicC/YloC family endoribonuclease, with amino-acid sequence MKSMTGFGRGEYRDEEFEIIVEMKSINHRYKDFFIKTPRQIAMLEENIRKHVSESVSRGRVEISIKLNRGAIGDKSLSLNSKLAEEYVKSLKALKDSFLEITGEISLSLVSRFPDVITATENEVDLDILWQKVSPALECAISALVDSREREGDTLKKDFEMRLAYINENLSIAEKRAPKVSQDYRARLEDKVKEYTNCIEVDESRLLNEVAIFADRVSIDEEITRLKSHIQRFYTIIEETEPVGRKLDFLIQEMNREINTIGSKANDIEISNCVVDMKSELEKMREQVQNIE
- the dapF gene encoding diaminopimelate epimerase, whose protein sequence is MKFTKMHGLGNDFIVLENLKEDLTLTKEQITFLCDRKFGIGADGLIIINPSQIHHIKMSFYNSDGTEVEMCGNGIRCFAKYVYDNNIVRENPLYVETLAGLKITYLEIKEDVVTKVQVNMGAPIFECSKIPIDLNQKNALNERLSFNGQEISYAALSMGNPHVVIFVEDIENYPINEVGVFFENHPLFISKTNVNFVEIIDHDHIKVITWERGAGLTLACGTGACASATVGVLRGLISQRIRATLPGGDLHIEVKDDIYMTGEAIEVFNGKITL